The following coding sequences are from one Deinococcus sp. Leaf326 window:
- a CDS encoding YihY/virulence factor BrkB family protein — protein sequence MKPADLLTLIREAALAFGQDKAPRLSAAIAYYAMFSIAPLLVVAVAVAGFFLSDAAVIQQLFGPGSLIAQNLGDQAAEFLRGLLDSQQGVQRGSGWATTIAFAVLFMGATGLFVQLQDALNSLWGADPAPPMGVVAIVKTRVLAFFMILIIGLLLLLFLGLNTYLSAIAQNLGDRIGAGAFFVRLGTFVLSALFLTPIFAAIYKLLPVVRLEWRDVTVGGAVTAFLFTLGQLLIGLYFGQAAPGSAFAAAGTLVTLLLWIYYSAMIFFFGAEVTWVYSQKYGTRAGGAGNVAKKRAVAGLGAEIDTAPSAQEAEAAAEADRPVRDARGRVVAGPQAASQEKGARSRRRLPWPLTRGPATRRAPESSLPSVSGALWNALSAVLAVPAVIVLRLLGLTGRRK from the coding sequence TTGAAGCCCGCCGATCTCCTGACCCTGATCCGTGAGGCCGCCCTGGCCTTCGGGCAGGACAAGGCCCCGCGACTGTCGGCGGCCATCGCGTACTACGCCATGTTCAGCATCGCGCCGCTGCTGGTGGTTGCCGTGGCGGTCGCCGGATTTTTCCTGTCGGACGCGGCCGTCATCCAGCAGCTGTTCGGGCCCGGCAGCCTGATCGCGCAGAACCTGGGCGACCAGGCCGCCGAATTCCTGCGTGGGCTGCTCGACAGCCAGCAGGGCGTGCAGCGCGGCTCGGGCTGGGCGACCACCATCGCCTTCGCCGTGCTGTTCATGGGGGCCACGGGGCTGTTTGTGCAGCTTCAGGACGCCCTGAACAGCCTGTGGGGCGCCGACCCTGCCCCGCCCATGGGCGTGGTCGCCATCGTCAAGACGCGCGTGCTGGCCTTTTTCATGATCCTGATCATCGGGCTGCTGCTGCTGCTGTTCCTGGGCCTGAATACCTACCTCTCGGCCATCGCGCAGAATCTCGGCGACCGCATCGGGGCCGGGGCCTTTTTCGTTCGCCTGGGCACCTTCGTCCTCTCGGCGCTGTTTCTCACGCCCATCTTTGCGGCCATCTACAAGCTGCTGCCGGTGGTGCGTCTGGAGTGGCGTGACGTGACGGTCGGCGGCGCGGTGACGGCTTTCCTGTTCACCCTGGGGCAGCTCCTGATCGGGCTGTACTTTGGGCAGGCGGCGCCGGGCAGCGCCTTCGCGGCGGCGGGCACCCTCGTCACGCTGTTGCTGTGGATCTACTACAGCGCCATGATCTTCTTTTTCGGGGCTGAAGTGACCTGGGTCTACAGCCAGAAGTACGGGACGCGGGCGGGCGGCGCCGGCAACGTCGCCAAGAAGCGGGCGGTCGCCGGCCTGGGCGCCGAGATCGACACGGCCCCCAGCGCTCAGGAGGCCGAAGCTGCCGCTGAGGCCGACCGCCCGGTGCGCGACGCCCGGGGCCGCGTGGTGGCCGGGCCACAGGCCGCCAGTCAGGAGAAGGGTGCCCGGAGTCGTCGCCGCCTGCCCTGGCCTCTGACCCGGGGTCCGGCCACCCGCCGCGCCCCGGAGTCCAGTCTGCCCAGTGTGAGCGGCGCCCTCTGGAACGCCCTGAGCGCCGTACTGGCGGTGCCGGCCGTGATCGTACTGCGGCTCCTGGGCCTCACCGGCCGCAGGAAGTAG
- a CDS encoding malate dehydrogenase: protein MANKQPVRVAVTGAAGQIGYSLLFRIASGDMLGKDQPVILQLLEITPALKALGGVVMELRDCAFPLLADVVTSDDPMVAFKDADYALLVGAMPRKAGMERGDLLGANGGIFKPQGEALNAVASRDVKVLVVGNPANTNALIAQQNAPDLDPKQFTAMVRLDHNRAVSQLAEKTGQAVSEIKNMTIWGNHSSTQYPDLSQTTVGGKPALDLVERDWYEQTYIPTVAKRGAAIIEARGLSSAASAASAAIDHMRDWALGTREGEWVSMGIPSDGSYGIPEGLIYGFPVRTSGGKYEIVQGLEVSDFSRGKMDATAQELSEERDEVRKLGLVK from the coding sequence ATGGCGAACAAGCAACCCGTACGTGTGGCCGTCACCGGCGCGGCCGGTCAGATCGGCTACAGCCTGCTTTTCCGCATCGCCTCGGGCGACATGCTGGGCAAGGATCAACCGGTCATCCTGCAACTGCTCGAAATCACCCCGGCCCTCAAGGCGCTCGGCGGCGTGGTCATGGAACTGCGCGACTGCGCCTTCCCGCTGCTGGCGGACGTCGTGACCAGCGATGACCCGATGGTGGCCTTCAAGGACGCCGACTACGCCCTGCTCGTGGGAGCCATGCCCCGCAAGGCCGGCATGGAGCGCGGCGACCTGCTCGGCGCCAACGGCGGCATCTTCAAGCCCCAAGGCGAGGCCCTGAACGCTGTCGCCAGCCGTGACGTGAAGGTACTTGTGGTGGGCAACCCCGCCAACACCAACGCACTGATCGCCCAGCAGAACGCGCCCGACCTCGACCCCAAGCAGTTCACAGCGATGGTCCGTCTGGACCACAACCGCGCTGTGTCGCAGCTTGCCGAGAAGACCGGCCAGGCCGTGAGCGAGATCAAGAACATGACCATCTGGGGCAACCATTCCTCGACCCAGTACCCCGACCTCTCGCAGACGACCGTGGGCGGCAAGCCGGCCCTGGACCTCGTCGAGCGCGACTGGTACGAGCAGACCTACATCCCGACCGTCGCCAAGCGCGGCGCGGCGATCATCGAGGCGCGCGGCCTGAGCAGCGCGGCCTCGGCGGCGAGCGCGGCCATCGACCACATGCGCGACTGGGCGCTCGGTACCCGCGAAGGCGAGTGGGTCAGCATGGGTATTCCCTCCGACGGCAGCTACGGCATCCCCGAGGGCCTGATCTACGGTTTCCCGGTGCGTACCAGCGGCGGCAAGTACGAGATCGTGCAGGGCCTGGAGGTGTCCGACTTCAGCCGCGGCAAGATGGACGCCACCGCCCAGGAACTGAGCGAGGAGCGCGACGAGGTCCGCAAACTCGGTCTGGTGAAGTAA
- a CDS encoding NAD-dependent malic enzyme — protein MPKSLPVSRYYDVKRDAEGQRFIDVHVTGLALLQNPLLNKTTAFTPEERLGLGLEGLIPPHVSTFEEQKQRTYLRYLQCSSDLEKHEYLRALQDRNEVLFFAVLEDHLEEMLPIIYTPTVGEAVKNYSGNYRYPRGFTVSRSDIGRIDDMLENVSVNDVRMIVATDSSAILGLGDQGFGGMAISIGKLSLYTAAGGVGPDKTLPVELDVGTNRQDLIDDPLYLGSHHKRLTGSEYDEFLDTFVEAVATRYPKAIIQWEDFSRGTAFRVLERYRKVVPSFNDDIQGTGAMALAGLISAARLKGEALKDQVFVIVGAGAAGIGVATAIRQGLMQEGLSYEDAGARIYVVDRYGLLMDGQPDLEEQQQSFVRPAAAVAGWQYAGEYPTLHETVTGAGATALLGFTGVPGLFRQETVETMLEHTPRPIVFPLSNPSSHVEARPTDLIHWTRGGAVVASGSPFPDVEYEGGRYAVGQGNNAFIFPGLGFGAVVSRAREITDNMVMAAALTLADYTAEHNAQSGGAPRVYPPISELRELSVRVAVRVARQAIEDGVCAERRVRAMNDDALEAVIRERAWEPRYLPLRRGAE, from the coding sequence ATGCCGAAGTCTCTTCCTGTTTCCCGGTACTACGACGTCAAACGGGACGCTGAGGGTCAGCGGTTCATCGACGTGCACGTGACCGGGCTGGCCCTGCTGCAAAATCCGTTGCTGAACAAGACGACCGCCTTCACGCCCGAGGAGCGCCTGGGCCTGGGCCTCGAAGGCCTGATCCCGCCGCACGTGAGCACCTTCGAGGAACAGAAGCAGCGCACCTACCTGCGCTACTTGCAGTGCAGCTCGGACCTCGAAAAGCACGAGTACCTGCGCGCCCTGCAGGACCGCAACGAGGTCCTGTTCTTCGCGGTGCTCGAAGATCACCTCGAGGAAATGCTGCCCATCATCTACACGCCCACCGTGGGTGAGGCAGTCAAGAACTACTCGGGCAACTACCGCTACCCGCGCGGGTTCACGGTGAGCCGCTCGGATATCGGGCGCATCGACGACATGCTGGAAAACGTGTCGGTGAACGACGTACGCATGATCGTGGCGACCGATTCGAGCGCCATTCTGGGCCTCGGCGACCAGGGCTTCGGCGGCATGGCGATCTCGATCGGCAAACTTTCACTGTACACGGCAGCGGGCGGCGTCGGCCCCGACAAGACCCTGCCGGTCGAGCTCGACGTGGGCACCAACCGCCAGGACCTCATCGACGATCCGCTGTACCTGGGCAGCCACCACAAGCGCCTGACGGGCAGCGAGTACGACGAGTTCCTCGACACCTTCGTCGAGGCGGTCGCCACGCGCTACCCCAAGGCGATCATCCAGTGGGAGGACTTCTCGCGCGGTACGGCTTTCCGGGTGCTGGAGCGCTACCGCAAGGTCGTCCCGAGCTTCAACGACGACATCCAGGGCACCGGGGCGATGGCCCTGGCCGGCCTCATCAGCGCCGCGCGCCTCAAGGGCGAGGCCCTGAAGGACCAGGTGTTCGTGATCGTGGGGGCGGGGGCCGCCGGCATCGGCGTGGCGACCGCCATCCGCCAGGGCCTGATGCAGGAGGGGCTGAGCTACGAGGACGCGGGCGCCCGCATCTACGTGGTGGACCGCTACGGCCTCCTGATGGACGGGCAGCCCGACCTCGAAGAACAGCAGCAGAGCTTCGTGCGCCCGGCGGCCGCCGTGGCGGGCTGGCAGTACGCGGGCGAGTACCCCACGCTGCACGAGACCGTGACCGGGGCCGGCGCGACCGCTCTGTTGGGCTTTACCGGCGTGCCGGGCCTGTTCCGGCAGGAGACGGTCGAGACAATGCTGGAACACACGCCCCGGCCCATCGTGTTTCCGCTGTCGAACCCGTCGAGCCACGTCGAGGCCCGCCCTACCGACCTGATCCACTGGACACGCGGCGGCGCCGTGGTCGCCTCGGGCAGTCCCTTTCCGGATGTCGAGTACGAGGGCGGGCGCTACGCCGTGGGCCAGGGCAACAACGCCTTCATCTTCCCGGGGCTGGGCTTCGGCGCGGTGGTCAGCCGGGCACGCGAGATCACCGACAACATGGTGATGGCCGCCGCCCTGACGCTGGCCGACTACACCGCAGAGCACAACGCCCAGAGCGGCGGCGCGCCGCGCGTGTACCCGCCCATCAGCGAACTGCGCGAGCTGAGCGTGCGCGTCGCGGTGCGGGTCGCGCGCCAGGCCATCGAGGACGGTGTGTGCGCCGAACGCCGCGTTCGCGCGATGAACGACGACGCCCTGGAGGCAGTCATCCGTGAACGGGCCTGGGAACCGCGTTACCTGCCCCTGCGGCGCGGAGCCGAATAG
- a CDS encoding sulfurtransferase — MDYVKDVLVNTDWVAENLGRPGLRLIEVDEDILLYDTGHIPGAVKVDWQQDFWHPVERDFIGADEVAALLGRLGISPDDQIVLYGDKSNWWASYAYWFLSYSGVKNPLKLMNGGRQKWVAEGRELTTDETPVQATEYPALTRDESLRAYRDEVRAHLESVKSGRGALVDVRSPDEFSGKVTHMANYPQEGVLRGGHIPGARSIPWAKATNEDGTFKLADELSALYGGEGVTPDKDVIAYCRIAERSSHSWFVLRELLGYPNVRNYDGSWTEWGNAVGMPIEKSYQEI; from the coding sequence ATGGACTACGTGAAAGACGTGCTGGTAAACACCGATTGGGTGGCCGAGAACCTGGGCCGGCCCGGCCTGCGGCTGATCGAAGTGGACGAGGACATCCTGCTGTACGACACCGGACACATCCCCGGCGCCGTGAAGGTGGACTGGCAGCAGGATTTCTGGCACCCGGTCGAGCGCGACTTCATCGGCGCCGACGAGGTGGCCGCGCTGCTGGGCCGCCTGGGTATCTCCCCGGACGACCAAATCGTGCTGTACGGCGACAAGAGCAACTGGTGGGCCTCCTACGCCTACTGGTTCCTGAGCTACAGCGGCGTGAAAAACCCCCTCAAGCTTATGAACGGCGGGCGCCAGAAGTGGGTCGCCGAGGGCCGTGAGCTGACCACCGACGAGACCCCCGTGCAGGCGACCGAGTATCCCGCCCTGACCCGTGACGAGAGCCTGCGCGCCTACCGCGACGAGGTCCGCGCCCACCTGGAGAGCGTCAAGTCGGGCCGGGGCGCCCTCGTGGACGTGCGCAGCCCCGATGAATTCTCGGGCAAGGTCACGCACATGGCCAACTACCCGCAGGAAGGCGTGCTGCGCGGCGGCCACATCCCGGGCGCGCGCAGCATCCCCTGGGCCAAGGCCACGAACGAGGACGGCACATTCAAGTTGGCCGACGAACTCTCCGCGCTGTACGGCGGCGAGGGCGTGACCCCCGACAAGGACGTGATCGCCTACTGCCGCATCGCCGAACGCAGCAGCCACTCGTGGTTCGTGCTGCGCGAACTGCTGGGCTACCCCAACGTGCGCAACTACGACGGGTCGTGGACCGAGTGGGGCAACGCGGTAGGCATGCCCATCGAGAAGAGCTACCAGGAAATCTGA
- a CDS encoding DUF4403 family protein, with protein sequence MRPLLIPLLLAALSTGPVSAAVPTVPVTPSPSRVVLPVSVPLAGVQAAAEARVPAELARLDQTRSFLGGAVQVRLSGAVTRAGTPTIVPDGDALVVRVPLRAEFQAAPVGVGAALGRSFGGAATVSLRLTPYVTPEWEAGVRASADAVWTDPLSVELAPGVKISVQSLVGAQVRTALDAVTTSIERSVRGGLDLRRRAGTLWARVQRPWALPLPEPGYALVSPQTLAVTPFRLSPQEIGVTVGASFGLNAGLGRAPEVAARSLPPLTTAPRLEPGLSLAVPLSLPYADLSALATRSAAARPYTLPVPTSPVLRVLDVRLTPAGDRVRAAVRAEVRGPLGLRLEVTTDVTGTPVLDPATQIVTLRGVSVQTRKEGLSGRAVAWLADARAQEYLSRAARFDLTPALERARSSLAARLPFSPVPGLSLGGAVGPLRVTSLDVTPQVLVVQAAVTGTLRAEVQAGALN encoded by the coding sequence ATGCGTCCTCTTCTCATCCCCCTGCTGCTCGCCGCGTTGTCCACTGGGCCGGTGAGTGCCGCCGTGCCGACCGTCCCTGTCACCCCCTCGCCCTCGCGGGTGGTGCTGCCGGTGTCGGTGCCCCTGGCCGGCGTGCAGGCCGCCGCAGAGGCCCGTGTGCCCGCCGAACTCGCGCGGCTCGACCAGACCCGGTCGTTCCTGGGTGGGGCCGTTCAGGTGCGCCTCAGCGGCGCGGTGACGCGGGCAGGCACCCCGACCATCGTCCCCGATGGCGACGCGCTCGTGGTGCGTGTGCCTCTGCGCGCCGAGTTCCAGGCGGCCCCGGTTGGTGTGGGCGCGGCACTGGGGCGCAGTTTCGGCGGTGCGGCGACCGTCAGCCTGCGTCTCACGCCCTACGTGACCCCCGAGTGGGAGGCGGGCGTGCGCGCCAGTGCCGACGCCGTCTGGACCGACCCCCTGAGCGTGGAGCTGGCGCCGGGCGTGAAGATCAGCGTGCAGTCGCTGGTGGGCGCGCAGGTGCGGACGGCGCTGGACGCCGTGACCACGAGCATCGAACGCTCGGTGCGCGGGGGGCTGGATCTGCGGCGCCGGGCGGGCACGCTCTGGGCACGGGTGCAGCGGCCCTGGGCCCTGCCACTGCCCGAGCCGGGTTACGCGCTCGTGTCGCCGCAGACCCTGGCCGTCACCCCCTTTCGCCTGAGCCCGCAGGAGATCGGGGTGACGGTGGGGGCCAGCTTCGGCCTCAACGCGGGGCTGGGCCGCGCGCCCGAGGTCGCCGCCCGGTCCCTGCCTCCGCTGACGACCGCGCCCCGGCTGGAGCCGGGCCTGAGTCTCGCTGTACCTCTGTCCCTGCCCTACGCCGACCTCTCGGCGCTAGCGACCCGTTCGGCAGCTGCGCGGCCCTATACCCTGCCGGTCCCCACCAGCCCGGTTCTGCGCGTGCTGGACGTGCGCCTTACGCCCGCCGGCGACCGGGTCCGGGCCGCCGTGCGCGCCGAGGTGCGCGGACCGCTGGGGCTGCGCCTGGAAGTGACGACCGACGTGACCGGTACTCCGGTCCTCGACCCGGCCACCCAGATCGTGACTCTGCGCGGCGTGAGCGTCCAGACCCGTAAGGAGGGCCTGAGCGGGCGCGCCGTCGCCTGGTTGGCCGACGCCCGCGCGCAGGAGTACCTGTCGCGCGCCGCCCGCTTCGACCTGACGCCCGCGCTGGAGCGTGCCCGGAGTAGCCTGGCCGCCCGCCTGCCCTTTTCGCCCGTGCCGGGGCTGAGCCTGGGCGGCGCGGTGGGGCCGCTGCGCGTGACCTCGCTGGACGTGACCCCTCAGGTCCTCGTGGTGCAGGCGGCCGTGACCGGTACGCTGCGCGCCGAGGTGCAGGCGGGCGCGTTGAACTAA
- a CDS encoding SufE family protein, with the protein MTGEAPLPEKLQGIVNLFRSAPKSLRLQALLEYSKKLPALPEKYAEHPEFMQAVPECTSPFFLVTERDESGGVKMFFKVPEEAPTVRGYAGILNEALSGESPETILNVPDQFYMDMGLSELITPMRLRGMGAILMRLKRDVQTHTADAPQG; encoded by the coding sequence ATGACCGGTGAAGCCCCCCTCCCCGAGAAGCTGCAAGGGATCGTGAATCTCTTCCGCTCGGCTCCCAAATCGCTGCGGCTCCAGGCCCTGCTGGAATACAGCAAGAAACTGCCCGCTTTGCCCGAGAAGTACGCCGAGCACCCCGAGTTCATGCAGGCGGTGCCCGAATGCACCAGCCCCTTCTTTCTGGTCACCGAGCGTGACGAGTCGGGTGGCGTGAAGATGTTTTTCAAGGTGCCCGAAGAGGCGCCGACCGTGCGCGGCTACGCGGGCATCCTCAACGAGGCCCTGAGCGGCGAGTCGCCCGAGACGATCCTGAATGTGCCGGACCAGTTCTACATGGACATGGGCCTCTCGGAACTCATCACGCCGATGCGTCTGCGGGGCATGGGCGCCATCCTGATGCGCCTCAAGCGGGACGTGCAGACCCACACTGCGGACGCCCCCCAGGGCTGA
- a CDS encoding cyclodeaminase/cyclohydrolase family protein, with protein MTPPETLWTRSAQDLLDATSSRQPTPGGGSVAALGGAFGTGLVAMAARISLHKAHKAGQTPDPALTAAPDTLEEVQGRLQRLADEDVAVFRGYVDATRLPRSTEEEKAKRRAALDRAGEAARAAPLGTAQACVEALELAGSTLPHTHPEVISDVGAGAALLRGALEAALLTLDINLRHLEAGEGTRLRAQRDNLSARGEALAAEVVRRTREAIAGNA; from the coding sequence ATGACCCCTCCCGAGACCCTCTGGACCCGCTCCGCCCAGGACCTGCTGGACGCCACCAGTAGCCGTCAGCCCACCCCCGGCGGCGGCTCGGTGGCGGCACTGGGCGGGGCGTTCGGCACCGGCCTGGTGGCCATGGCAGCGCGCATCAGCCTGCACAAGGCGCACAAGGCGGGCCAGACGCCCGACCCCGCCCTGACGGCAGCCCCCGACACGCTGGAGGAGGTGCAGGGCCGCCTGCAACGCCTCGCCGACGAGGACGTGGCCGTGTTCCGGGGCTACGTGGACGCCACGCGCCTGCCCAGGAGTACCGAGGAGGAGAAGGCCAAGCGCCGAGCAGCTCTGGACCGGGCCGGGGAAGCCGCCCGCGCCGCGCCCCTGGGAACCGCCCAGGCCTGCGTCGAGGCGCTGGAGCTCGCCGGGTCCACCCTGCCCCATACCCACCCCGAGGTGATCAGCGATGTAGGCGCGGGAGCGGCCCTACTGCGCGGCGCGCTGGAGGCGGCCCTGCTGACCCTGGACATCAACCTGCGCCACCTGGAGGCCGGGGAGGGAACGCGGCTCCGGGCCCAACGAGACAACCTGTCGGCGCGCGGAGAGGCGCTGGCCGCCGAGGTCGTGCGCAGGACGCGGGAAGCTATCGCCGGCAACGCTTGA
- a CDS encoding secondary thiamine-phosphate synthase enzyme YjbQ, with product MWTRRRVTLRPYPRGFHLITREVLAALPELGQVQTGLLHVFIQHTSASLTVSENASPDVRRDFERYFNHAVPDGWAPFEHTLEGDDDMAAHIKASVLGSSLSLPVGGGRLTLGTWQGVYLCEHRDQGGARSLVLTLQGE from the coding sequence ATGTGGACCCGACGCCGAGTGACCCTGCGCCCGTACCCACGCGGCTTTCATCTCATCACCCGTGAGGTGCTCGCCGCTCTGCCCGAGCTCGGGCAGGTGCAGACCGGGCTGCTGCACGTGTTCATTCAGCACACCTCAGCCAGCCTGACAGTCAGCGAGAACGCCTCGCCCGACGTGCGACGCGACTTCGAGCGGTACTTCAATCACGCGGTGCCGGACGGCTGGGCGCCGTTCGAGCACACCCTGGAAGGGGACGACGACATGGCCGCCCACATCAAGGCGAGCGTGCTGGGCAGCAGCCTAAGTCTGCCGGTGGGCGGCGGCCGCCTGACCCTGGGCACCTGGCAGGGCGTGTACCTGTGCGAGCACCGCGACCA
- a CDS encoding glycosyltransferase family 4 protein, producing the protein MRIGIVTATYLPSRNGVATSTALFARGLRERGHEVLIFAPRHPQMPPHEEGVYRLNSSFAGARALGAPADYPVMLAPGPRLTARLPLRGLDVVHTMHPFLAGRLALRWARLAGAPVVYTAHTQYDEYLHYTPMPRRVGRAVLRPHVSAFARRVDAVLAPGQAMVDMLRGYGFAGEVTLLPNPVDLTAFAGATGTAFRAEYGIAPDVPLVMSLGRLAPEKNLGTMLRAFDRARASRPELRLLVVGDGPSRAEAQAAAPEGVTFTGPVPYPRVPEALAAADVFLTASTSEVLPMSMIEALAAGAPLVAARSAAALDLVREGENGTVREATPDDLSLGMLETLDPARLSALQAGARASARQYALPERAAALEAVYGQVLARRRRL; encoded by the coding sequence GTGCGAATCGGAATCGTGACTGCCACCTACCTGCCGTCCCGCAACGGGGTCGCCACCAGCACGGCGCTCTTTGCGCGCGGCCTGCGGGAACGCGGCCACGAGGTCCTGATCTTCGCGCCCCGCCACCCGCAGATGCCCCCGCACGAGGAAGGCGTCTACCGCCTGAACAGCTCGTTCGCGGGGGCGCGGGCGCTGGGTGCCCCGGCCGACTACCCGGTGATGCTCGCCCCCGGCCCCCGGCTCACGGCGCGGCTGCCTCTGCGCGGGCTGGACGTGGTTCACACCATGCACCCCTTCCTGGCCGGGCGGCTGGCGCTGCGCTGGGCACGCCTTGCGGGGGCGCCGGTGGTCTACACGGCCCACACCCAGTACGACGAGTATCTGCATTACACGCCCATGCCCCGGCGGGTGGGCCGCGCGGTGCTGCGCCCCCACGTCTCGGCCTTCGCGCGGCGGGTGGACGCTGTGCTGGCGCCAGGTCAGGCGATGGTGGACATGCTGCGCGGCTACGGATTTGCCGGCGAGGTGACCCTGCTGCCCAATCCGGTGGACCTCACAGCCTTCGCCGGGGCCACGGGCACGGCGTTCCGGGCCGAATACGGCATTGCGCCAGACGTGCCGCTCGTTATGTCGCTGGGTCGGCTGGCCCCCGAGAAGAACCTGGGTACCATGCTGCGCGCTTTCGACCGCGCGCGGGCCAGTCGCCCCGAACTGCGGCTGCTGGTGGTCGGAGACGGCCCCAGCCGCGCCGAAGCCCAGGCGGCGGCCCCCGAGGGCGTGACCTTCACCGGGCCGGTGCCCTACCCCCGCGTGCCCGAGGCCCTGGCCGCCGCCGACGTCTTCCTGACCGCGAGCACCAGCGAGGTGCTGCCCATGTCCATGATCGAGGCGCTGGCGGCCGGCGCGCCCCTGGTCGCGGCCCGCAGCGCCGCCGCCCTGGACCTGGTCCGTGAGGGCGAGAACGGCACAGTGAGGGAGGCCACCCCCGACGACCTGTCGCTGGGCATGCTGGAGACCCTGGACCCCGCGCGCCTGAGCGCCCTCCAGGCCGGTGCGCGCGCCAGCGCCCGGCAGTACGCCCTGCCCGAGCGCGCCGCTGCCCTGGAGGCAGTCTACGGCCAGGTACTGGCGCGCCGCCGACGCCTGTAG
- a CDS encoding thioesterase family protein, whose product MRPMPEGFQQQLVITVTDEMTVQFAELGPVHPVYATYWLARHFEEAGRKLILPFLEGGEEGIGTQLEVFHTASALPGMTVTVTATFTRQEGRRIHADLFAVNELGDAVGHGTTTQVVTAGTRLQDGFAELRRRWEAVRA is encoded by the coding sequence ATGCGCCCCATGCCCGAGGGATTTCAGCAGCAGCTCGTCATCACCGTGACGGACGAGATGACCGTGCAGTTCGCCGAACTGGGTCCGGTGCACCCGGTCTACGCGACCTACTGGCTGGCCCGGCACTTCGAGGAGGCGGGGCGCAAGCTCATCCTGCCCTTTCTGGAAGGGGGTGAGGAGGGAATCGGCACACAGCTCGAAGTGTTCCACACCGCCTCGGCGCTGCCGGGCATGACCGTGACCGTCACAGCGACGTTCACGCGGCAGGAAGGCCGGCGTATCCACGCCGATCTGTTCGCCGTGAACGAATTGGGCGACGCGGTCGGGCACGGCACCACCACCCAGGTCGTGACGGCCGGCACACGGCTCCAGGACGGTTTCGCCGAGCTGCGCCGCCGCTGGGAGGCCGTGCGGGCCTAG
- the hisA gene encoding 1-(5-phosphoribosyl)-5-[(5-phosphoribosylamino)methylideneamino]imidazole-4-carboxamide isomerase, giving the protein MNRSLSPLILPCVDIQSGRAVRLYEGDPERETVYFESPLEAAQHWAGLGAGFLHLVDLDAATGRGENREIIARIVSDLGVPVEVGGGVRRREDAEALLALGVRRVVIGTAAVKSPELVAELIAAHGSEAVVVSLDARGLEVATHGWAQGSGVQVAELTPRLADAGLETLIFTDVTRDGTLKGLDRELMRQVRGLWLNTLIVGGGVRDTEDVRLLAEEGIEGAIVGRAIYEGTLPYPVVL; this is encoded by the coding sequence GTGAACCGCTCCCTGTCTCCCCTGATCCTGCCCTGCGTGGACATCCAGTCGGGCCGCGCCGTCCGGCTCTACGAGGGCGACCCCGAGCGCGAGACCGTGTATTTCGAGTCGCCGCTGGAGGCCGCGCAGCACTGGGCCGGCCTGGGCGCGGGCTTCTTGCACCTCGTGGACCTCGACGCCGCTACCGGGCGCGGCGAGAACCGGGAGATCATCGCGCGGATCGTCTCGGACCTCGGCGTGCCGGTCGAGGTGGGCGGCGGAGTGCGCCGCCGCGAGGACGCCGAGGCCCTGCTCGCGCTGGGCGTGCGCCGCGTGGTGATCGGCACGGCGGCCGTCAAAAGCCCGGAACTCGTCGCCGAACTCATCGCCGCCCACGGCTCCGAGGCGGTCGTCGTGAGCCTTGACGCGCGCGGGCTGGAGGTCGCCACCCACGGCTGGGCGCAGGGCAGCGGCGTGCAGGTGGCCGAGCTGACCCCCAGACTGGCCGACGCGGGCCTGGAAACCCTGATCTTTACCGACGTGACCCGCGACGGCACCTTGAAGGGCCTGGACCGCGAGCTGATGCGGCAGGTCCGCGGGCTGTGGCTCAATACCCTGATCGTGGGCGGCGGCGTGCGGGACACCGAGGACGTACGCCTGCTGGCCGAGGAGGGCATCGAGGGCGCCATCGTAGGCCGCGCGATCTACGAGGGCACGCTGCCCTACCCGGTCGTGCTGTAG